In Leuconostoc kimchii IMSNU 11154, the DNA window TTCGTCTCATTCAATCTCAAACAGCGTTAACTAAGGCCAAATTTAATTATTTATATCGAGAAGCGAGACGCCGAAAAACAGTTGGTCATATGCAAACGCATGTTTTAAAAACAGATCGCAACCAATTTTAGTCATCATATTTGGAAAATGTTACAATCAAGTTAGTCATTAAATGACAAGAAAAGGTGACAATAATAATGACGAAGCCGTTATTTATTACATTTGAAGGGCCAGAAGGCGCCGGAAAAACAAGCGTTTTAAATCAATTAGTTGCTGAATTTCAGCAGACATTGGGTGATGATTTAATTTCGACGCGTGAGCCAGGTGGTAATCCAATATCAGAAGCGATACGTGCGATTCTTCAACCGGAAGAAGATAATGGGATGGATGACAGAACCGAAGCGTTGCTATACACAGCAGCACGACGTCAACACTTAGTGGAAACAGTGTTACCTGCATTAAAAGCTGGTAAGGTTGTCATATCCGATCGTTATGTTGATAGTTCGTTAGCTTATCAAGGCGGCGGCCGTGGGTTAGGTGTTGATCATATTTGGCAAATCAATCAATTTGCTATTGATGGGTTGTTACCTGATTTAACAATATATTTTGACCTCCCTTCAGAATTAGGTTTGGCTCGTGTTAAAGCTAATCGTCAAGGGAAAATTGATCGGTTAGATAAAGAAAGCCTCGCTTTCCATCAAAAAGTGCGAAAAACATATTTAGAACTACAGGTTAAGTTTTCTGATAGAATTAAAATAGTGGATGCGACACAGTCACTAGACAACGTAGTGGATGCAACACGTCAACTCATATTAGAACGCATGAAATATCGAGAGGTATAAATTTTATGAAATTAGTGACAGCTATTGTTCAAGATAAAGATACAACAAAATTAAGCAATGCCTTTGTCAAAGCAGATATACGCGCAACACGTTTGACAACATCAGGTGGCTTTTTACGTTCTGGAAATACGACTTTTTTGATTGCTATTGAGGATGAACGTGTGCAAACCGTTTTGGATACAATTCAAACCGTTTCAAAAAAGCGGAAGCAATATATGGTTCCCCCTGTCGGATTAGATGCTGGTGGTGAACATGGTGGCATTTATCCTGTTGAAGTTGAAGTTGGCGGTGCAACAGTATATACGCAAAGCATTGAATCATTTCATCAATTCTAATGGCTTCTAATTTTGTTACAATTGCGGAGACCGTTTATCCTACACAAGTTGCGCATTTTATGACGTTGCTGAAAGATAAACAACTGAGCCATTTATATTTATTTATTGGACCAAGTCAACCTCAAAAGTTGGCTTTTTCGCAGTATTTAGCATGGAAAATTATTGGTGCTAATGAACGAAATGCGATCCGACTAGCTGAACATGATCATCCTGATGTTAATATCGCACAGCCTAGTTTACCTAAAAGTGGGATCGGAACAAATCGCACTTGGAAAGTTGATCAAATTCGTGCTTTAAAACCAGAATTTGCGACGGTTGCTCAGGAAAGCGCACGAAAAGTTTTTATTTTTGATGCAGTGGAGTCGTTACATGCGGAATCGGGTAATGCACTGTTAAAGTTCATTGAGGAACCGACTGGGCCACAAGTGATTTTTATGTTAGCCGAAAATATCAATGAGGTGTTACCAACAATTCGGTCACGTGCACAAATTGTGAACTTAGCGCCCGAATTTCAGTTGGATGAGGTTGCAGATGATGCCATTAATGATATATGGCAGAAAAATACACAACTTATCTTATTTAAGTGGTTTGAACTGATGATGCAACGTCGTATTGAGGCTTTTGCCTATGTCCAATTACAAGTGATTAATCAGCTGAAAGATAGTCAGCAGCAGACGTTATTTTTCAATTGGTTGCACGACTTATCGCGTGATACGATCGTTTTTGGTCAACTGTCAGATGACTTGCTAAAGTTTCCGACACTTGTTGGTTTATATAAAACGTTGACACAACATTATACAAAATTACAGTTGTTGGCGGCTAGCGATGCTTTATTAACAGATGACAAATTACGGCATACGAACTTATCATTACAAACGCGGTTGGAAAAAATTGTGTTGGATGTAACAATTGCGCTAGGAGAATGATTATGCAACAACAAAAAAGCTTTGATAAACTGACAAAAACAGGCACGTTGTTTTTGGTTCCGACACCAATCGGTAATCTACAAGATATGACGCCACGTGCGGTAACTATTTTAAAGCAAGTGGATCTCATTGCTGCAGAAGATACCCGGCATACACAACAATTACTCAATCATTTTGAGATTGATACCAAACAAACGAGTTTTCATGAACATAATTGGCAGGCTAAAATGCCAAGCCTCCTCACGGCTTTGTTGCAGGGGAAAAATATTGCTCAAGTGAGTGATGCTGGCATGCCATCTATTTCTGATCCTGGAAAAGAATTGGTAGCAGCAGCTGTAGAGCAGAATGTGACTGTTGTGCCGATTCCTGGCGCTACAGCAGGTGTGACAGCCCTGATTGCTAGTGGATTAGTACCACAGCCTTTTTATTTTTATGGGTTTTTAAAACGTAAAAATAATGAACAATTAGCTGAATTACAGCAGTTATCAACCATACGTGACACGATTATTTTTTATGAATCACCACATCGTATTCGAAAAACATTGGCAAACATACAAGAAGTAATGGGTAGTGATCGCAAGGTTGTTTTGGCGCGTGAGTTAACGAAACGCTATGAAGAATTTTTGCGTGGCACGGCGCAGGAATTATTGGCTTGGGCCACAGAAAATGACATTCGGGGTGAATTTGTTATATTGATTGATGGTTATCATGGTGAGGTCAAAGTAGATAATCGTTTAGCTGACGATGAAAATTTGTCTGTGCACGATGCTGTTGAAAACCTTATTAGTAAGGGTTTAAAACCAAATGCTGCCATTAAGCAAATTGCTAAAACACGCGCATTGGATCGACAGGCAGTTTATTCTGATTATCATGGATTGGCATAGTGCAGGGTGTGTTGGTCAAATGCTTAACATAATGAGGTAAGGAAATGGATCATGAAGACATTTGAAATTAAGCGACATGTTGAATACTATGAAGCTGATACAACAGGAAAACTCACGCTACCCATGATTTTAAATTGGGCAGTATTGGCATCAAAAAAACAAAGCGATGCGCTTGATGTTGGACAAGCTACATACATGGGCCGTGGCTTAGGTTGGGTTATTTTACAGTATGAAGTTGAAATTACACGCAGACCAAATATCAATGAAGAAATTACAATTCGGACATTTGCTGCGAAGTATAATCCTTTCTTTGTGAATCGGCGTTTTGCCTTTTTTGATACACAGGGATATGAAATTATTCGTGTGAATTCTATTTGGACAATGATTGATATTGAAAATCGGCGTATGGCGCGGTTACCACAAGATATTGTTGATAAGTACCAACCAGAACGGGTTAAGCAAGTGCCAAGAATTGCT includes these proteins:
- the tmk gene encoding dTMP kinase, producing MTKPLFITFEGPEGAGKTSVLNQLVAEFQQTLGDDLISTREPGGNPISEAIRAILQPEEDNGMDDRTEALLYTAARRQHLVETVLPALKAGKVVISDRYVDSSLAYQGGGRGLGVDHIWQINQFAIDGLLPDLTIYFDLPSELGLARVKANRQGKIDRLDKESLAFHQKVRKTYLELQVKFSDRIKIVDATQSLDNVVDATRQLILERMKYREV
- a CDS encoding cyclic-di-AMP receptor, with the translated sequence MKLVTAIVQDKDTTKLSNAFVKADIRATRLTTSGGFLRSGNTTFLIAIEDERVQTVLDTIQTVSKKRKQYMVPPVGLDAGGEHGGIYPVEVEVGGATVYTQSIESFHQF
- a CDS encoding DNA polymerase III subunit delta; protein product: MASNFVTIAETVYPTQVAHFMTLLKDKQLSHLYLFIGPSQPQKLAFSQYLAWKIIGANERNAIRLAEHDHPDVNIAQPSLPKSGIGTNRTWKVDQIRALKPEFATVAQESARKVFIFDAVESLHAESGNALLKFIEEPTGPQVIFMLAENINEVLPTIRSRAQIVNLAPEFQLDEVADDAINDIWQKNTQLILFKWFELMMQRRIEAFAYVQLQVINQLKDSQQQTLFFNWLHDLSRDTIVFGQLSDDLLKFPTLVGLYKTLTQHYTKLQLLAASDALLTDDKLRHTNLSLQTRLEKIVLDVTIALGE
- the rsmI gene encoding 16S rRNA (cytidine(1402)-2'-O)-methyltransferase, whose translation is MQQQKSFDKLTKTGTLFLVPTPIGNLQDMTPRAVTILKQVDLIAAEDTRHTQQLLNHFEIDTKQTSFHEHNWQAKMPSLLTALLQGKNIAQVSDAGMPSISDPGKELVAAAVEQNVTVVPIPGATAGVTALIASGLVPQPFYFYGFLKRKNNEQLAELQQLSTIRDTIIFYESPHRIRKTLANIQEVMGSDRKVVLARELTKRYEEFLRGTAQELLAWATENDIRGEFVILIDGYHGEVKVDNRLADDENLSVHDAVENLISKGLKPNAAIKQIAKTRALDRQAVYSDYHGLA
- a CDS encoding acyl-[acyl-carrier-protein] thioesterase encodes the protein MKTFEIKRHVEYYEADTTGKLTLPMILNWAVLASKKQSDALDVGQATYMGRGLGWVILQYEVEITRRPNINEEITIRTFAAKYNPFFVNRRFAFFDTQGYEIIRVNSIWTMIDIENRRMARLPQDIVDKYQPERVKQVPRIAKPMQITSDDVVEENTYHVRYLDIDANKHVNNSKYFEWMQDVVASDYLTAHEVTYVNLKFENEIRLGHMIQSQIVLKHNFSKHRIMMGDTISAEAEFKWRDASN